Proteins encoded in a region of the Inquilinus sp. KBS0705 genome:
- a CDS encoding pirin family protein produces MSNINLIIEERPRNIGNFIVGRLLPFKDKRMVGPFIFIDHMGPSAMPPGQNLDIGPHPHIGLSTLTYLFEGSVRHRDSLGTEVVIEPGQVNWMTAGKGIVHSERTPDYLRNVEKKIHGLQIWVALPKHLEQMEPTFYHASADDLPQWEKDGVSYKLIAGTIAGQTSPVPVYSKLYYLELKSTERTVVNIGAELYGECGLYILEGSIENEGTTFEPKELLVAKDSQLCQFTMNPNTTIYFFGGEPFAEDRHIYWNFVASDHALIDRAKQMWQDKQFPAVFDETDLIPLPPENLHLKARI; encoded by the coding sequence ATGTCTAACATCAACCTTATAATTGAAGAGCGCCCACGCAACATTGGCAACTTTATAGTTGGCCGTTTACTGCCTTTTAAAGACAAAAGAATGGTAGGCCCATTTATTTTTATAGACCATATGGGGCCATCAGCAATGCCGCCCGGCCAAAACCTGGATATTGGCCCCCACCCGCATATCGGCCTGTCAACCCTCACCTATCTATTTGAAGGTAGTGTACGGCATCGCGATAGTTTAGGCACCGAAGTAGTGATAGAACCCGGCCAGGTAAACTGGATGACCGCCGGTAAAGGCATTGTACACTCGGAAAGGACACCCGACTACCTGCGGAATGTTGAAAAGAAAATTCATGGCCTGCAAATATGGGTAGCCCTGCCCAAACACCTCGAGCAAATGGAACCTACTTTTTACCATGCATCGGCCGATGACCTGCCGCAATGGGAAAAAGACGGCGTAAGCTATAAGCTGATAGCAGGTACTATAGCTGGCCAAACATCGCCGGTACCTGTGTACAGCAAATTGTATTACCTGGAGCTTAAAAGCACCGAGCGTACCGTGGTAAATATAGGAGCAGAACTTTATGGTGAGTGCGGCTTATATATACTGGAAGGCAGTATAGAAAATGAAGGTACCACCTTTGAACCAAAAGAGCTATTGGTGGCAAAGGATAGCCAGCTATGCCAATTTACCATGAACCCGAATACTACTATATACTTTTTTGGCGGCGAGCCTTTTGCCGAAGACAGGCACATTTACTGGAATTTTGTAGCATCAGACCATGCACTTATAGACAGGGCCAAACAAATGTGGCAGGATAAACAGTTTCCGGCTGTTTTTGACGAAACCGACCTTATTCCGCTGCCTCCCGAAAACCTGCATCTTAAAGCACGAATTTAA
- a CDS encoding DUF4965 domain-containing protein, which produces MAITTLKNISYKVSSLLILITICLHALGQSDRAPSYPLITHNPYFSIWTSADNLNEWTTSHWTGRYQSMLGVIKVDNHFYRFMGRVQPRLKAILPAGDELAYTCKYTETAPADGWEQQDFAATEWKTGIGAFGDERAKVGTKWTGKDIWIRRTFDVKRMPKGRFLLKVYHDDDAEIYLNGKLITKVAGANNGFETFEISDEIKAGLKSTNNLLAIHCLNTGGGSWIDAGLAEEFPDKVDDSMGLAIQKQVKITATQTIYKFDCGGINLQVTFTSPLILSNLHLLSQPVSYISYKVASNDGNTHNVSVLTSVSSDIAVNEPTQKVRTAYHEKGGLKILKAGTKEQPILQKKGDDLRIDWGHLYFAAPAEANTKLYVTTGANAETSFIKAESTPRAINGHDLMLNSVVPFGTVGAAPVNKFLLLGYDDIYSVQYFGTNLKPYWRTKPGATIIGAMSNAAKHYTKIMAACNKTDNEVYTDALKAGGEAYAKLCNLAYRQSIAAHQLVKSPQGELLFLSKENFSNGSINTVDVTYPSAPLYLLYNPELLKGMLSGIFYYSESGKWGKPFAAHDLGTYPIANGQTYGEDMPVEECGNMIILTAAITSMENDTKYAKKHWKVLTQWTEYLAKVGFDPENQLCTDDFAGHLAHNINLSVKAIVAIGAYSKMATMLGYTDVALKYKKIAADMALNWQDKAYAGDHYALVFDNKDTWSQKYNMVWDKVLDLGLFPQKVYDTEIKYYLTKQQSFGLPLDSRKTYTKSDWILWTATMTSNDADFKALVGPVYKYAIKTPNRVPLSDWHETTTGQMVGFQARSVVGGYFMKVLATKIKNNQSISFQPVPKMYGDSDFAPAKATSGLKIHYASSDNTVATILHGKIHIVSAGKVTITASQTGNGSYYGAEPVSKEITIAKAPLIIKADNKTKGFNQPLPVLTATITGFVNGDDTSDLAAQPQLTTTATASSDKGAYPITVSNAASNNYTITYINGKLNVSFILISGNKDQITTIQKPQQSPLPAVRKSLSPNGDGINDMLLINNINNYPDNAFTLVDAGGNSVYNVKGYDNNTRAFNGRSNQNGVLQKPGTYYYLLEYKVKDEFKRLTGFFLIK; this is translated from the coding sequence ATGGCCATTACAACATTAAAAAATATCAGTTATAAAGTAAGCAGCTTACTCATATTGATCACTATTTGCCTGCATGCCCTGGGCCAGTCAGACCGGGCACCCTCTTATCCGCTAATTACACACAACCCTTATTTTAGTATATGGACCAGCGCGGATAACCTAAACGAATGGACCACCAGCCACTGGACCGGCAGGTACCAATCTATGTTGGGCGTTATTAAGGTAGATAACCACTTTTACCGTTTTATGGGCCGGGTACAACCCCGTCTTAAGGCTATATTACCAGCCGGCGACGAGCTGGCCTACACCTGTAAATACACCGAAACCGCACCGGCCGATGGTTGGGAACAACAAGATTTTGCAGCTACCGAATGGAAAACCGGAATTGGTGCTTTTGGTGATGAACGTGCAAAAGTGGGTACCAAATGGACGGGTAAGGATATCTGGATAAGAAGAACCTTTGACGTAAAACGAATGCCTAAAGGGCGTTTCCTGTTAAAAGTATACCATGATGACGATGCCGAAATTTACCTGAACGGTAAATTGATAACCAAAGTGGCCGGAGCCAACAACGGGTTTGAAACATTTGAAATAAGCGACGAAATAAAGGCCGGATTAAAAAGCACAAACAACCTTTTAGCCATACACTGTTTAAACACAGGCGGCGGGTCATGGATCGATGCGGGGTTGGCAGAAGAGTTTCCGGACAAGGTAGATGACAGTATGGGCCTGGCTATACAAAAACAAGTTAAAATTACCGCTACCCAAACCATTTATAAATTTGATTGTGGCGGGATAAACCTACAGGTAACTTTTACTTCGCCGCTTATTTTAAGCAACCTGCATTTATTATCCCAGCCTGTATCGTACATCAGTTACAAGGTTGCCAGTAACGATGGCAATACACACAATGTATCGGTGTTAACAAGTGTGTCATCAGATATTGCGGTAAACGAACCTACCCAAAAGGTGCGCACTGCCTATCACGAAAAGGGTGGCTTAAAAATATTAAAGGCAGGCACCAAAGAACAACCTATACTACAAAAGAAAGGCGATGACCTAAGGATAGATTGGGGGCACCTTTACTTTGCAGCCCCTGCCGAAGCAAATACAAAGCTTTATGTAACCACCGGGGCCAACGCCGAAACATCGTTCATAAAAGCCGAATCTACACCAAGGGCGATAAATGGTCACGACCTGATGCTGAATTCGGTAGTGCCTTTTGGTACTGTAGGTGCCGCACCGGTTAATAAGTTTTTGCTGTTAGGCTATGATGATATTTATTCGGTACAATACTTTGGCACCAACTTAAAACCTTACTGGCGCACCAAACCCGGCGCTACTATTATAGGCGCTATGTCAAACGCAGCCAAACACTACACTAAAATTATGGCTGCATGCAATAAAACCGATAACGAGGTTTATACAGATGCTTTAAAAGCAGGCGGCGAGGCATACGCCAAACTATGCAACCTGGCCTACAGGCAAAGTATCGCAGCACACCAGTTGGTAAAAAGCCCGCAGGGCGAATTGCTTTTTTTATCAAAAGAAAACTTTAGTAACGGATCTATCAACACGGTTGATGTTACTTATCCATCGGCTCCTTTATATTTATTATACAACCCCGAACTGCTTAAAGGCATGCTTAGCGGTATTTTTTACTACAGCGAAAGCGGTAAGTGGGGCAAGCCTTTTGCAGCGCACGATCTGGGCACCTACCCTATTGCCAACGGGCAAACCTACGGCGAGGATATGCCGGTTGAGGAATGTGGTAATATGATCATTCTTACCGCGGCTATCACATCAATGGAGAACGATACCAAGTACGCCAAAAAGCATTGGAAAGTGTTAACCCAATGGACGGAATACCTGGCCAAAGTAGGTTTCGACCCCGAGAACCAGCTGTGTACCGATGATTTTGCCGGGCACCTGGCACATAACATCAACCTGTCGGTAAAAGCTATTGTAGCCATTGGCGCTTACTCAAAAATGGCAACCATGCTGGGTTATACCGATGTTGCGCTTAAATACAAGAAAATAGCTGCCGACATGGCCTTAAACTGGCAGGATAAAGCCTATGCAGGCGATCATTACGCTTTGGTATTTGACAATAAAGACACCTGGAGCCAAAAGTATAATATGGTATGGGATAAAGTGCTTGATCTGGGCCTGTTCCCTCAAAAGGTATATGATACCGAAATTAAATATTACCTGACAAAGCAACAAAGCTTTGGCCTGCCATTGGATAGCCGTAAAACTTACACAAAATCTGACTGGATATTATGGACAGCTACCATGACCAGTAATGATGCTGACTTTAAAGCCTTAGTTGGGCCGGTGTATAAATATGCTATAAAAACCCCCAACCGTGTACCATTAAGCGATTGGCACGAAACCACTACCGGCCAAATGGTAGGCTTTCAGGCGCGTAGTGTAGTGGGGGGATATTTTATGAAAGTGTTGGCTACAAAGATCAAGAACAATCAAAGCATATCTTTCCAACCGGTACCAAAAATGTACGGCGACTCGGATTTTGCACCGGCTAAAGCAACATCGGGCTTAAAGATACATTACGCCAGTTCGGACAATACAGTGGCAACTATATTGCATGGTAAGATACATATCGTATCGGCAGGTAAGGTTACCATTACGGCATCGCAAACCGGCAATGGCAGCTATTATGGCGCCGAACCTGTATCAAAAGAAATTACCATAGCCAAAGCACCACTTATTATAAAAGCCGACAATAAAACCAAGGGCTTTAATCAGCCCTTACCTGTATTAACTGCAACAATTACAGGCTTTGTAAATGGAGATGACACAAGCGACTTAGCTGCACAACCCCAATTAACAACTACAGCTACAGCATCGTCTGACAAGGGGGCATATCCTATTACTGTTAGTAACGCCGCGAGTAATAACTATACCATTACCTATATAAATGGTAAGCTTAATGTATCATTCATCCTTATATCTGGTAATAAAGATCAAATAACAACTATTCAAAAGCCTCAGCAGTCGCCTTTACCCGCTGTGCGTAAATCCTTATCCCCAAATGGCGATGGAATAAACGACATGTTGCTTATTAATAATATTAACAATTATCCCGATAATGCATTTACCCTGGTAGACGCCGGCGGCAACAGTGTTTACAATGTAAAAGGCTATGATAACAATACGCGTGCTTTCAATGGCCGCTCGAACCAAAACGGCGTTTTACAAAAACCCGGTACTTACTACTACTTATTAGAATATAAGGTGAAAGACGAGTTTAAACGTTTAACCGGTTTTTTCCTGATCAAATAG
- a CDS encoding cytochrome ubiquinol oxidase subunit I, translating into MDDFLAARSQMALSLGFHIIFSCIGMVMPFFMAVAHFKWLRTGNQNYRNIAKAWSKGVAIFFATGAVSGTVLSFELGLLWPGFMKEAGPIFGMPFSLEGTAFFIEAIALGFFLYGWTRFNRWFHWFTGLVVGISGILSGILVVAANSWMNSPAGFDYVNGKYLNIDPMAAMFNRAWFSQALHMTIASFAATGFAVAGIHAIMIIRKKNVDFHRGAFKIAALFAVIAAILQPLSGDISAKFVGKTQPAKLAAMEAHFKTEKNVPLIIGGVPDVKNEKVNYAIKLPGVLSYMTKGSTDSVVTGLDKIPLNDRPPIAVTHYSFQLMVALGMFMLGLSVLYIYAAWRKREWLLKSWFLKIFVVATPLGFIAVEAGWVVTEVGRQPWIINGIMRTADAVTPMPGIAYSFYLFTAVYVTLSIAVIFLLKRQIQMVPQIYDTTNK; encoded by the coding sequence ATGGATGATTTTTTAGCCGCCCGCTCCCAAATGGCGCTCTCTTTAGGTTTCCACATTATATTTTCGTGTATAGGTATGGTAATGCCGTTTTTTATGGCAGTGGCGCATTTTAAGTGGTTGCGAACAGGTAACCAAAATTACCGCAACATAGCTAAGGCCTGGAGCAAAGGGGTTGCTATATTTTTTGCTACCGGTGCTGTGTCGGGTACTGTATTGTCATTTGAGCTGGGTTTGTTGTGGCCGGGATTTATGAAAGAAGCCGGGCCGATATTCGGGATGCCGTTTTCATTAGAAGGGACTGCTTTCTTTATAGAGGCAATAGCGTTAGGCTTCTTTTTATACGGCTGGACACGCTTTAACCGCTGGTTTCATTGGTTTACCGGTTTGGTGGTGGGTATCAGCGGTATATTATCGGGTATACTGGTGGTTGCCGCCAACAGCTGGATGAACAGCCCCGCAGGGTTTGACTATGTAAATGGTAAATACCTGAATATAGACCCGATGGCCGCCATGTTTAACCGTGCATGGTTTTCACAAGCCCTGCACATGACGATAGCTTCATTCGCCGCAACGGGCTTCGCGGTAGCAGGGATACACGCTATCATGATCATCCGTAAAAAGAATGTGGATTTTCATAGAGGCGCGTTTAAGATAGCCGCCCTGTTTGCGGTTATAGCAGCCATTTTGCAACCCTTAAGCGGCGATATATCGGCCAAATTTGTGGGTAAAACCCAACCCGCCAAACTGGCTGCCATGGAGGCGCACTTTAAAACGGAAAAGAATGTACCGCTTATTATCGGCGGTGTGCCCGATGTAAAAAACGAAAAAGTAAACTATGCTATAAAACTACCGGGCGTACTTAGCTACATGACCAAAGGCAGCACAGACTCGGTAGTAACGGGGCTGGATAAGATACCACTAAACGACCGGCCGCCAATTGCGGTTACACATTATTCATTTCAGTTAATGGTAGCGCTGGGTATGTTTATGTTAGGTTTAAGCGTGTTGTACATTTACGCTGCCTGGCGCAAGCGCGAATGGCTGTTAAAAAGCTGGTTTTTGAAAATATTTGTTGTTGCTACACCATTAGGGTTTATAGCTGTTGAGGCTGGCTGGGTGGTAACCGAGGTAGGCCGCCAACCCTGGATAATTAATGGCATTATGCGCACTGCCGATGCTGTTACGCCAATGCCCGGCATTGCCTATTCGTTTTATTTATTTACGGCAGTATACGTTACCCTATCAATAGCGGTAATATTTTTGCTAAAACGCCAGATACAAATGGTGCCCCAAATTTACGATACTACCAACAAGTAA
- a CDS encoding GNAT family N-acetyltransferase: MKHVLDNPIYNALVTANARFANGNDRAVYYTTDVAPFAGLKENTAEDFAELDQICPAGSVRVIFTPEEVVIPVSWKLMREMDLLQMVYEGERLTTIGEGLVDLEEQHIPAMIALTQLTNPGPFLQRTIDFGNYTGIFADGELVAMAGQRQQPSPYVEVSAVCTHPNHLGKGYASILLREQVRRIMAVAGIPFLHVLAGNQGAIKVYERLGFKTRRAMKGYVLQK; this comes from the coding sequence ATGAAACACGTATTAGATAACCCCATATACAACGCCCTTGTTACCGCCAATGCCCGCTTTGCCAATGGCAATGACAGGGCTGTATACTACACAACAGATGTTGCACCCTTTGCAGGTTTAAAAGAAAATACAGCAGAAGACTTTGCCGAGCTTGACCAAATATGTCCCGCAGGGAGTGTGCGCGTAATATTCACTCCCGAAGAAGTAGTGATACCGGTATCCTGGAAATTAATGCGCGAAATGGACTTGCTGCAAATGGTATACGAAGGAGAGAGACTAACTACAATAGGTGAGGGATTGGTTGATTTGGAAGAACAGCACATACCTGCCATGATAGCCTTAACCCAGCTAACCAATCCCGGCCCGTTTTTGCAACGTACTATTGATTTTGGCAACTACACCGGCATTTTTGCCGATGGAGAATTAGTGGCAATGGCCGGGCAGCGCCAGCAACCATCGCCTTATGTTGAAGTAAGTGCGGTATGCACTCATCCCAATCATTTGGGTAAGGGCTATGCCAGCATTTTGCTGCGCGAACAGGTAAGGCGAATAATGGCAGTGGCAGGCATTCCGTTTTTACATGTGCTGGCAGGTAACCAGGGAGCAATTAAGGTTTACGAGCGCCTGGGCTTTAAAACCCGCAGGGCAATGAAGGGATATGTGCTGCAAAAGTAA
- a CDS encoding glycoside hydrolase family 127 protein, with amino-acid sequence MDQKNLSIRNISVVFFLSTILILSNRQLFAQQKDYPIQPVAFTSVHVNDKFWEPKMEVNANVTIPYVLAQCKKNGRMDNFLRAAKKLDGDKLSEFPFDDTDVYKAIEGASYSMQNKKNPTLDKYIDTLISIIGAAQEPDGYLYTFRTVNAKKPHEWIGSKRWEKEEDLSHELYDCGHLYEAAVAHYQATGKRSLLNIAIKNADLLVKTFGPGKIEEYPGHQIVEIGLSKMYRVTGKKAYLDLAKFFLDVRGPKGDPYNQADKKVIDQHQAEGHAVRAAYMYTGMADIAALTGDNKYLAAIDDIWGDVVTKKLYITGGIGATGAGEAFGDAYQLPNMSAYAETCAAIGNVYWNNRMFLLHGDSKYIDVLERTLYNGLLSGVSLTGDRFFYPNPLASMFQHQRSAWISCACCISNMTRFLPSLPGYVYAKNNNDLYINLFMSNSSNIKLSSGEVNIVQQTDYPWKGKVDITVNPQKAAQFTLRVRIPGWAKQQPVPGDLYSFMDNKVLPVTITINGQVQSFTNQKGYAVLNRKWKKGDRVTLLLPMETEKVLANQQVKDDRGRFAFQRGPIVYCLEGPDNKDSLVQNIMIDKNAIASENYHADMLNGVDVLTAEGKSTRRQLNSDNLLETDQQVRAIPYYAWANRGPSEMTVWIPYEASAARPKPAPTIASTSKVSSSLKSVRMFNAIKDQYEPADSKDTNYPYMHWWPKNNTKEFVQYDFDKEHTISQSQVYWYDDGPWGGCRIPVAYQLFYKKDGEWVPVKNTSPYDISKDSFNKVTFEPVTTTAIKMEIQLPVDNSTGIHEWAVK; translated from the coding sequence ATGGATCAAAAGAATTTATCAATCAGGAACATAAGCGTTGTCTTTTTTTTGTCGACAATACTAATACTGTCTAACAGACAGTTATTTGCACAGCAAAAAGATTACCCCATACAACCCGTTGCTTTTACCAGCGTGCATGTGAATGATAAATTTTGGGAACCCAAAATGGAGGTAAATGCTAATGTAACTATCCCCTATGTACTGGCCCAATGCAAAAAAAATGGCCGTATGGATAATTTTTTGCGTGCCGCAAAAAAACTGGATGGCGATAAATTAAGCGAATTCCCCTTTGATGATACTGATGTATACAAGGCCATAGAAGGTGCATCTTACTCGATGCAAAATAAAAAGAACCCTACGCTTGACAAGTATATTGATACACTTATCAGCATTATTGGGGCAGCGCAGGAGCCTGATGGCTACCTGTATACCTTCCGCACCGTAAACGCCAAAAAACCGCACGAATGGATAGGCAGCAAACGCTGGGAAAAAGAAGAAGACCTAAGCCACGAGCTTTACGATTGCGGGCACTTATACGAAGCTGCTGTGGCCCACTATCAGGCTACCGGCAAGCGCAGCCTGCTAAACATCGCCATAAAGAATGCCGACCTGCTGGTTAAAACCTTTGGCCCCGGTAAAATTGAAGAGTACCCAGGCCACCAGATAGTAGAGATAGGCTTATCAAAAATGTACAGGGTTACCGGCAAAAAAGCCTATTTAGACCTGGCCAAGTTTTTCCTTGACGTACGCGGCCCAAAAGGCGACCCGTATAACCAGGCCGATAAAAAAGTAATAGACCAGCACCAGGCCGAAGGCCATGCGGTGAGAGCAGCCTATATGTATACCGGCATGGCCGATATTGCGGCGCTTACCGGCGACAATAAATATCTGGCCGCTATTGATGATATTTGGGGAGATGTAGTTACCAAAAAACTATACATCACAGGTGGTATTGGTGCCACAGGTGCCGGCGAAGCTTTTGGCGATGCCTACCAGTTACCCAACATGTCGGCCTATGCCGAAACTTGTGCGGCTATAGGTAATGTTTATTGGAACAACCGCATGTTTCTGTTACACGGCGATTCAAAATATATCGACGTTTTAGAGCGCACACTTTACAATGGCCTATTGTCGGGCGTATCGTTAACCGGCGACAGGTTTTTTTACCCTAACCCACTGGCATCAATGTTTCAGCACCAGCGCAGCGCGTGGATAAGCTGTGCCTGCTGCATCAGTAACATGACACGCTTCTTACCTTCGCTTCCGGGTTATGTATATGCCAAAAACAACAACGATCTGTACATTAACCTGTTTATGAGCAATTCCAGCAATATTAAACTAAGCTCGGGCGAGGTTAACATTGTACAACAAACAGATTACCCCTGGAAAGGCAAGGTAGATATAACCGTTAACCCGCAAAAGGCCGCGCAATTTACTTTAAGGGTGCGCATACCCGGCTGGGCCAAACAACAACCGGTGCCCGGCGATTTGTATTCGTTTATGGATAATAAGGTATTGCCGGTAACCATTACCATTAACGGGCAGGTACAATCATTCACTAACCAAAAGGGCTATGCTGTATTAAACCGAAAATGGAAAAAAGGCGATAGAGTTACCCTTTTGCTGCCCATGGAAACCGAAAAGGTATTAGCCAACCAACAGGTAAAAGACGATCGTGGCCGCTTTGCTTTTCAGCGCGGGCCCATTGTTTATTGCCTGGAAGGGCCGGACAATAAAGACAGCCTGGTGCAAAACATTATGATAGATAAGAACGCCATAGCCAGCGAAAACTACCATGCCGATATGTTAAACGGCGTAGATGTGTTAACCGCCGAAGGCAAAAGCACCAGGAGGCAATTAAACAGCGATAACCTGTTAGAAACCGATCAGCAGGTAAGGGCCATCCCCTATTATGCCTGGGCCAACCGCGGCCCCAGCGAAATGACCGTTTGGATACCCTATGAGGCATCGGCGGCAAGGCCAAAACCTGCACCAACTATTGCCAGCACCAGCAAGGTAAGTTCGTCTTTAAAAAGTGTGCGCATGTTTAATGCCATCAAAGACCAATACGAACCCGCCGACTCAAAAGATACCAACTACCCATACATGCACTGGTGGCCAAAAAACAACACCAAGGAGTTTGTACAATACGATTTTGACAAGGAACACACCATCAGCCAATCGCAGGTTTACTGGTACGATGATGGCCCATGGGGCGGTTGCCGTATACCTGTGGCTTACCAACTTTTTTACAAAAAGGATGGCGAATGGGTACCTGTAAAAAACACTAGCCCTTATGATATTAGTAAGGATAGCTTTAACAAAGTAACCTTTGAGCCGGTAACTACCACTGCCATCAAAATGGAAATACAATTACCTGTAGATAACTCGACAGGTATACATGAGTGGGCAGTTAAATAA
- a CDS encoding cytochrome d ubiquinol oxidase subunit II: MIYVVIAFLWVSLLIYVLMGGADFGAGILELFTPEVKKADVRKAAHHAIGPIWEANHMWLIIAIVILFVGFPQIYTIASVYLHIPLVIMLLGIIARGTAFTFRNYDAVKDSMQKLYNKVYVYSSFVTPLFLGIISATAVSGRINTGGNSFLDTYIFDWLNWFTFAVGFFTVFLCGFLAAIYLAGEEKDDTPGNIYIYRAKIMFGAMMLCIGAIVVSSFKENIPLLTWLFGNTISIIAVCLSVTGMIVLWVLVWRTKYISIRFVTGFMVMAMLIAVTYAHYPNIILLKDGSHLSLLDHAAPNKTINSLGIALLVGSLFILPSLVYLVYSFGRKDEESA, encoded by the coding sequence ATGATATACGTTGTTATTGCCTTTTTATGGGTTTCGTTACTAATATATGTGCTAATGGGCGGCGCTGATTTTGGCGCCGGTATTTTAGAACTATTTACCCCCGAGGTTAAAAAGGCCGATGTGCGCAAAGCCGCTCACCATGCCATTGGGCCAATTTGGGAAGCTAACCACATGTGGCTGATAATTGCCATTGTTATTTTGTTTGTGGGTTTCCCGCAGATATATACTATAGCATCGGTTTACCTGCACATACCTCTGGTTATAATGTTGCTGGGCATTATAGCAAGAGGTACGGCCTTTACCTTCAGGAATTACGATGCTGTTAAGGATAGTATGCAAAAGCTTTATAACAAAGTATATGTATACAGCAGCTTTGTAACACCATTGTTTTTGGGCATCATTAGCGCAACAGCGGTATCAGGGCGTATAAATACAGGCGGCAACAGTTTTTTAGACACCTATATTTTCGATTGGCTTAACTGGTTTACCTTTGCAGTTGGTTTCTTTACGGTGTTTCTTTGCGGGTTTTTAGCCGCCATTTACCTGGCAGGAGAAGAGAAAGATGATACCCCCGGCAATATCTACATTTACCGGGCTAAAATTATGTTTGGTGCCATGATGCTTTGCATTGGTGCAATAGTGGTATCGTCGTTTAAGGAGAATATCCCGCTATTAACCTGGCTATTTGGCAACACCATTAGTATTATAGCGGTTTGTTTATCAGTAACCGGGATGATTGTGTTATGGGTGCTGGTTTGGCGTACCAAATACATTAGCATACGCTTTGTTACGGGCTTTATGGTGATGGCTATGCTGATAGCAGTAACTTACGCGCATTATCCTAATATCATCTTGTTAAAGGATGGGTCGCATCTTTCGCTGTTAGATCATGCCGCCCCTAATAAAACCATCAATTCACTGGGTATAGCTTTACTGGTAGGGTCGTTGTTTATACTACCATCACTGGTATATCTGGTATATAGCTTTGGCCGTAAGGATGAAGAATCGGCGTAG
- a CDS encoding alpha/beta hydrolase, with protein sequence MNGYKSVNGINMYYEIHGEGMPLVLIHGGGSTITTSFGRILPALAKNRQVIGVELAGNGHSSDREAPFTFTQDADDVAELLYQLGIKQADFLGFSNGGQTIIEIAKRHPHLLRKLIIASAFYKRDGTFPMFWDFMKNANIKDMPQLYKDTYLSITNNPAALQNMHDKSLSRMQNFKDWDDSDISSISVPTLIISGDSDVGTAEHAVKMKNLLPNGKLAIFPGGHGDYMGEILSAKKDSRVPELTATLIEEFLDE encoded by the coding sequence ATGAACGGATATAAAAGCGTAAACGGCATTAACATGTATTACGAGATACATGGCGAAGGCATGCCCCTGGTACTGATACATGGCGGCGGTTCTACTATTACCACCTCGTTTGGGCGCATACTACCTGCATTGGCAAAAAATCGGCAGGTTATTGGTGTCGAGCTGGCAGGCAATGGCCACTCGTCTGACCGTGAAGCACCGTTTACTTTTACGCAGGATGCTGACGACGTTGCTGAGCTGCTCTATCAATTAGGTATTAAACAAGCCGATTTTTTGGGCTTTAGCAATGGCGGGCAAACCATTATCGAAATTGCCAAACGCCACCCGCATTTACTGCGTAAGCTGATCATTGCATCGGCTTTTTATAAACGTGATGGCACCTTCCCTATGTTTTGGGATTTTATGAAAAATGCCAACATAAAAGATATGCCGCAGTTGTATAAAGATACCTACCTAAGCATCACTAATAACCCGGCGGCTTTACAAAACATGCACGATAAATCGCTTAGCCGCATGCAAAATTTTAAAGATTGGGACGATAGCGATATTAGTTCCATCAGTGTACCAACACTTATCATCAGTGGGGATTCGGACGTTGGCACGGCAGAACATGCCGTAAAAATGAAAAACTTGCTACCCAATGGCAAACTGGCCATATTCCCGGGCGGGCATGGCGATTATATGGGCGAAATATTATCCGCTAAAAAAGACAGCCGTGTACCCGAGCTTACCGCTACATTGATAGAAGAATTTTTAGACGAATAA